Proteins found in one Bartonella krasnovii genomic segment:
- a CDS encoding ParA family protein: MSETRIIAIANQKGGVGKTTTAINLATALAAIGENVLIMDVDPQGNASTGLGIDRNNRPLSSYDVLVSGVSVTKAALKTAVPNLHIVPSTLDLLGVEMEISSSKDRIQRLRKALYDDPRMEKKFSYILIDCPPSLNLLTLNAMGAADSVLVPMQCEFLALEGLSQLLETVKQVRSVLNPSLEIQGIVLTMYDGRNNLSNQVVEDVRSFMGDKVYRTVIPRNVRVSEAPSFGKPVLLYDLKCAGSQAYLRLASEVIQREKQAHAAA; the protein is encoded by the coding sequence ATGAGCGAAACACGAATTATCGCTATTGCAAACCAAAAAGGTGGGGTAGGAAAAACAACCACAGCAATTAATCTTGCAACAGCTTTAGCAGCCATTGGGGAAAATGTTCTTATTATGGATGTTGATCCACAAGGAAATGCAAGTACAGGATTGGGAATAGATCGTAATAACCGTCCTTTATCTTCTTATGATGTTTTGGTTTCAGGGGTTTCAGTGACAAAAGCCGCTTTAAAAACAGCAGTTCCCAATCTTCATATAGTTCCTTCTACACTTGATTTGTTAGGTGTTGAAATGGAAATTTCTTCATCAAAAGATCGTATTCAACGGTTACGTAAAGCTCTCTACGATGATCCAAGAATGGAGAAAAAATTCAGTTATATTTTGATTGATTGTCCCCCATCTCTTAATCTTCTGACATTGAATGCTATGGGAGCTGCAGATTCTGTTTTGGTGCCTATGCAATGTGAATTTTTAGCACTTGAGGGATTAAGTCAATTGCTTGAAACGGTCAAACAAGTACGATCCGTGCTCAATCCATCTCTGGAAATTCAAGGTATTGTTCTTACCATGTATGATGGACGGAATAATCTTTCAAATCAAGTTGTTGAAGATGTACGTTCTTTTATGGGAGATAAAGTTTATCGTACCGTTATTCCAAGAAATGTGCGGGTATCAGAAGCACCTTCTTTTGGTAAACCCGTATTGCTTTATGATCTCAAATGTGCAGGAAGTCAGGCTTATTTACGTCTAGCATCAGAGGTCATACAACGTGAAAAACAAGCACATGCTGCTGCTTAA
- the rsmG gene encoding 16S rRNA (guanine(527)-N(7))-methyltransferase RsmG, which yields MNLSIEQKYQLLSDIVPSVSRETMEKLMQFETLIMQWNKHINLISSSTIPLLWTRHILDSAQIYPLYSDLLHWCDLGSGGGFPAIVIALFMKEKKTGHIDLIESNGKKVSFLRTVIAEFDLPATVYHHRIEDVYKKIVKPEVITARGLASLDELLRLIFPLFTQKTIALLQKGRDYSTEIENASANWQFDLLKHKSKIDENSVILEISHLRSCRG from the coding sequence ATGAATCTTTCTATAGAACAAAAATATCAACTACTCTCAGATATTGTTCCTTCTGTTTCACGTGAAACGATGGAAAAATTAATGCAATTTGAGACTTTAATAATGCAGTGGAATAAGCATATTAATTTAATATCTTCTTCAACAATACCTCTACTGTGGACACGTCATATTTTGGATTCAGCACAAATCTATCCTTTATATAGTGATTTACTACATTGGTGTGATCTTGGATCAGGTGGTGGTTTTCCTGCAATTGTTATTGCTCTCTTTATGAAAGAAAAAAAAACAGGACATATTGATCTTATTGAAAGTAATGGAAAAAAAGTTTCTTTTTTACGCACAGTTATTGCTGAGTTTGATCTTCCAGCGACAGTTTATCATCACAGAATCGAGGATGTATACAAAAAAATAGTAAAACCAGAGGTGATAACTGCACGGGGATTAGCTTCACTTGATGAACTTTTAAGACTTATTTTTCCTTTATTCACACAAAAAACAATCGCTCTTTTGCAAAAAGGACGGGATTATTCTACAGAAATAGAAAATGCCTCTGCCAATTGGCAATTTGATCTGCTAAAACATAAAAGCAAAATTGATGAAAATTCTGTTATTTTGGAAATTTCTCATCTTCGATCATGTAGAGGGTAA
- the mnmG gene encoding tRNA uridine-5-carboxymethylaminomethyl(34) synthesis enzyme MnmG: MHSYDVIIVGGGHAGCEAACASARVGAKTALVTHKIAALGTMSCNPAIGGLGKGHLVREIDALDGIMGRAADAAGIQFRLLNRRKGPAVRGPRTQADRQLYKEAIQKLLKEQDNLILIEDEAVDLIVKDKSVSGVVLKNQGEVFSGAVVLTTGTFLNGFIHIGDKTWAAGRMGDQSSVQLAERLKSYDIKLGRLKTGTPARLSKKTIRWESLAKQQADEDPVPFSFLTEKIQQPQIECAITRTNTQTHQVIRENIHRSALYSGNIEGLGPRYCPSIEDKIVKFGERDGHQIFLEPEGLNDDTIYPNGLSTSLPEDVQISLLRTIEGLENVKILQSGYAIEYDFVNPQQLTRNLELRCLPGLFLAGQINGTTGYEEAAAQGLLAGLNAARKVGGLDEILISRSTAYIGVMVDDLVSRGVCEPYRMFTSRAEFRLSLRSDNADTRLTPLAQEWGIVSKIRWDCYQKKQQRLDQARSICQNLFLTPNEASAHGLHVNHDGIRRSAYDFLAYPHMTLERLSHFWPQLQSIDSKTVEDLEIEAQYAVYLEKQAQDIASLQRDERLEIPSSLDIQSISGLSNELKTKIQEISPRSIADAQKIDGMTPAALSLIITYIQRQRREKAKIA; encoded by the coding sequence GAAATAGATGCCTTGGATGGTATTATGGGACGTGCAGCAGATGCTGCTGGAATTCAATTTAGACTTCTTAATAGACGAAAAGGTCCAGCAGTAAGAGGACCACGTACACAAGCTGATAGACAGCTTTATAAAGAAGCAATTCAAAAACTTTTGAAAGAACAAGATAATCTTATTCTCATTGAAGATGAGGCTGTTGATTTGATTGTTAAAGATAAGAGTGTTTCAGGTGTTGTTTTAAAAAATCAAGGAGAAGTTTTTTCTGGGGCTGTTGTTTTAACAACGGGGACATTTTTAAATGGTTTTATTCATATTGGTGATAAAACATGGGCTGCTGGACGTATGGGAGATCAGTCAAGTGTTCAACTTGCTGAGCGTTTGAAAAGTTATGATATAAAGCTTGGAAGATTAAAAACAGGAACGCCTGCCCGTCTTAGTAAAAAAACAATTCGTTGGGAATCTCTTGCAAAACAACAAGCAGATGAAGATCCAGTTCCCTTTTCTTTTTTGACAGAAAAAATTCAGCAACCGCAAATTGAATGTGCAATAACACGCACAAATACACAAACACATCAAGTTATTCGTGAAAATATTCATCGTTCTGCTTTGTATTCTGGAAATATTGAAGGATTAGGTCCGCGTTATTGTCCTTCTATTGAAGATAAAATTGTTAAATTTGGTGAACGTGATGGACATCAGATTTTTCTGGAACCAGAGGGATTAAATGATGATACTATTTATCCAAATGGGCTTTCTACTTCTCTTCCTGAGGATGTACAAATTTCTTTATTGAGAACTATTGAAGGGTTGGAAAATGTGAAAATTTTACAATCTGGTTATGCTATTGAATATGATTTTGTTAATCCACAGCAGTTGACGAGAAATTTAGAATTACGCTGTTTGCCAGGACTCTTTTTAGCGGGGCAAATTAATGGTACAACAGGGTATGAGGAAGCAGCAGCACAGGGGCTTTTGGCAGGGTTAAATGCAGCACGCAAGGTGGGTGGTTTAGATGAAATACTTATAAGTCGTTCTACAGCTTATATTGGTGTTATGGTCGATGATTTGGTTTCACGTGGTGTGTGTGAGCCTTATCGGATGTTTACATCGCGTGCTGAGTTTCGTTTATCTTTACGATCTGATAATGCTGATACGCGTTTGACACCTTTGGCACAAGAATGGGGGATTGTTAGTAAAATACGTTGGGATTGTTATCAGAAAAAACAACAACGTCTTGATCAAGCACGATCAATATGCCAAAATCTCTTTTTAACACCGAATGAAGCTTCTGCTCATGGATTACATGTGAATCATGATGGAATTCGGCGTTCGGCGTATGATTTTCTTGCTTATCCTCATATGACTTTAGAGCGTCTTTCACATTTTTGGCCACAATTACAGTCAATTGATTCTAAAACTGTTGAAGATTTAGAAATTGAAGCACAATATGCAGTTTATTTAGAAAAACAAGCACAAGATATTGCGTCTCTTCAACGTGATGAGCGTTTAGAAATTCCTTCTTCTCTTGATATTCAGTCAATTTCTGGTCTTTCAAATGAACTTAAAACAAAAATTCAGGAAATTTCACCGCGTTCAATTGCTGATGCACAAAAAATTGATGGTATGACACCCGCAGCATTGTCGCTTATTATTACATATATTCAACGTCAACGGCGTGAAAAGGCTAAAATAGCTTAA